A single window of Flavobacterium aestivum DNA harbors:
- a CDS encoding glycosyltransferase, with amino-acid sequence MNLKSDNKNILIAPLNWGLGHATRCIPIIKALQENDFNPIIASDGIALELLRKEFPYLKTLELPSYQIEYAKNGKNFKWKLFKNLPKMIEAILDEKNIVNKWIKKYEIDGIISDNRLGVFSKKIPSVFITHQLNVMTGNTTWITSKLHQHIIKKYNACWVPDVNSTLNLTGKLGHLEHSTLPLQYLGPLSRMHKMGLPTQYDLMIILSGPEPQRGLLEAHLTEEVKRFTGKVVFVKGIIEAEQKKEQIGNVTYYNFMKTRQLEQTFNESEKVLCRSGYTTIMDLVKLNKKAFFIPTPGQYEQIYLAEKLEQEGLVPYSTQENFKIEDLSKTDQFKGLPHLDSTVNWEDLFRVF; translated from the coding sequence ACACGCTGTATTCCTATCATTAAAGCTTTACAAGAAAATGATTTCAACCCTATAATTGCTTCTGATGGAATTGCCCTAGAGCTACTCCGAAAAGAATTTCCATATTTAAAAACCCTAGAATTGCCATCTTATCAAATTGAATATGCAAAAAACGGCAAGAATTTTAAATGGAAACTTTTTAAAAACCTACCAAAAATGATAGAAGCCATTTTGGACGAAAAAAACATCGTAAACAAATGGATTAAAAAATACGAGATTGATGGTATTATATCTGATAATAGATTGGGGGTTTTCAGTAAAAAAATCCCCTCGGTGTTTATCACTCATCAATTGAATGTTATGACTGGAAACACTACATGGATTACCAGCAAATTACATCAGCACATTATAAAAAAATACAATGCCTGTTGGGTTCCCGATGTGAATTCAACATTAAATCTCACAGGAAAATTAGGGCATCTAGAACACAGTACTTTGCCCTTACAATATTTAGGCCCATTAAGCAGAATGCATAAAATGGGACTGCCTACACAATATGACCTAATGATTATTTTGTCTGGCCCTGAACCACAACGAGGACTATTGGAAGCTCATCTTACCGAAGAAGTAAAACGTTTTACCGGTAAAGTAGTATTTGTAAAAGGAATAATCGAAGCCGAACAAAAAAAGGAACAGATAGGGAATGTAACCTACTACAATTTCATGAAAACCCGCCAGTTGGAACAAACTTTCAACGAAAGCGAAAAAGTTCTTTGCCGATCCGGATACACAACTATTATGGACTTGGTAAAACTAAACAAGAAAGCATTTTTCATACCCACTCCTGGACAATATGAACAAATCTATTTGGCCGAAAAATTAGAACAAGAAGGCTTAGTTCCCTATTCAACCCAAGAGAATTTTAAAATAGAAGATCTTTCAAAAACAGATCAATTTAAAGGGCTCCCACATTTGGACAGCACTGTAAATTGGGAAGATTTATTCAGGGTCTTTTAA
- the phoU gene encoding phosphate signaling complex protein PhoU, which translates to MSTHFEIELDKLKNIIEKIGKLAEGQVSESVKKLLQEPEVAEAKSIKKTENKIDKLDIKIDEICQRIFALQQPVASDLRFIMSAMQISNEIERIGDLSISIVKRSKNIKEKHDLIVKFNIADVARQVELITVKTNNCFMTRNENVIGEIFVLNNEIRKNCEDAIHDIINEMKVNSKAVVSGTNLVIILKHLERISEHCTNIAEYVYFMINAKIIKHDKFDDLESED; encoded by the coding sequence ATGAGTACACATTTCGAAATAGAATTAGATAAGTTAAAAAATATTATTGAAAAAATCGGGAAATTGGCTGAAGGCCAAGTGAGCGAATCAGTAAAAAAACTTTTGCAGGAGCCGGAAGTGGCTGAAGCGAAAAGCATCAAAAAAACAGAAAATAAAATTGACAAATTAGATATAAAAATCGATGAAATTTGTCAACGCATTTTTGCTTTGCAACAACCCGTTGCTTCTGATTTACGTTTTATAATGTCTGCAATGCAAATTAGCAACGAGATTGAACGAATTGGAGATTTATCAATAAGTATCGTAAAAAGATCAAAGAATATTAAAGAGAAACACGATCTGATTGTTAAGTTCAATATAGCCGATGTTGCCAGACAAGTAGAGTTAATTACGGTAAAGACCAATAATTGTTTTATGACTCGTAATGAAAATGTTATTGGAGAGATTTTTGTACTGAACAACGAGATCAGAAAGAATTGCGAAGACGCAATACACGATATTATAAATGAAATGAAAGTAAATTCTAAGGCTGTAGTTTCAGGAACTAATTTGGTGATTATTTTAAAGCATTTAGAGCGAATTTCTGAGCATTGTACCAACATTGCAGAATACGTTTACTTTATGATAAATGCTAAAATTATCAAACACGATAAATTTGATGATTTAGAATCGGAAGATTAG